A window of Zingiber officinale cultivar Zhangliang chromosome 5A, Zo_v1.1, whole genome shotgun sequence contains these coding sequences:
- the LOC121979356 gene encoding RNA exonuclease 4-like, with protein MSSGEAAAAAAVATPKPAPEVLAFNPNWAQLQQKLKARRPAKPSRSTDVGPETLVGSVLGKRKEREEPVPDASPPVALSPTSADCSLTDALAMDCEMVGVSSEGNKSAIGRVTLVNSYGNVVYDEYVRPMERIVDFRTRISGIRPKNMKKAKDFCEVQDKVAELIKGKLLVGHALHNDLKVLLLGHPKKDIRDTSEYELLRRGNRTRGLKHLAAEILGVNIQENEHCPIEDARAAMFIYMKYKKEWEKNLKKQFKLKAKLNKRKTKKKKKKQMDAKKS; from the exons ATGAGCAGCGGcgaagcggcggcggcggcggcggttgcGACTCCTAAACCCGCTCCCGAGGTTTTGGCTTTCAATCCCAACTGGGCGCAACTCCAGCAGAAGCTCAAGGCCCGCCGACCCGCTAAACCCTCCCGTTCCACCGATGTTGGACCGGAAACCCTAGTGGGGTCCGTGTTGGGCAAGCGCAAGGAAAGGGAGGAGCCCGTTCCGGATGCATCACCGCCGGTTGCTCTCTCGCCAACCTCCGCTGATTGCAG TTTGACGGATGCACTGGCTATGGACTGTGAGATGGTCGGTGTGAGCTCTGAGGGGAATAAAAGCGCAATTGGACGGGTTACGCTG GTGAATTCATATGGTAATGTGGTATACGATGAGTATGTTCGCCCAATGGAGCGTATTGTTGACTTCCGTACTAGGATTAGTGGCATCCGGCCCAAAAACATGAAAAAAG CAAAGGATTTCTGTGAGGTTCAAGACAAAGTTGCTGAATTGATTAAAGGAAAATTACTTGTTGGTCATGCTTTGCACAATGATCTAAAG GTATTGTTGTTAGGTCACCCGAAGAAGGATATAAGAGATACCTCAGAATATGAGCTCTTACGAAG GGGTAATCGGACAAGAGGGCTAAAGCATCTTGCAGCCGAGATTCTTGGTGTTAACATTCAGGAAAATGAGCACTGCCCT ATTGAGGATGCCCGAGCTGCAATGTTTATCTACATGAAATATAAGAAAGAATGGGAGAAAAACCTGAAGAAACAATTCAAGTTAAAGGCCAAGCTCAACAAGCggaagacgaagaagaagaagaagaagcagatggatgcaaagaaaagctaa
- the LOC121982877 gene encoding uncharacterized protein LOC121982877, with protein sequence MTAGEYELFKEAKKQAASEKQQITASRPKKLPKDAALLHQYSDAVKCRVFLNTLFGSAQKWFDGLPHGSITCFSDFKIVFLCYFASSRKYQKTDHCLFALKQGSAEPLRSYIKRFNQVVQDVPSPTSEILMSVFSHGLTEGEFFRDLIRNPIRNFDEMLEKAASYINVEEVQVA encoded by the exons ATGACTGCGGGAgaatacgagctcttcaaggaggccaagaagCAGGCAGCCTCAGAAAAGCAGCAAATAACCGCCTCCCGACCAAAAAAGCTACCCAAG GACGCAGCCCTGCTACACCAGTACAGCGACGCCGTTAAATGTCGTGTATTCCTTAACACTTTGTTTGGCTCTGCCCAAAAGTGGTTTGATGGACTACCGCACGGGTCCATCACCTGCTTCTCCGATTTTAAGATTGTTTTCCTGTGCTATTTCGCCAGCAGCAGGAAGTACCAGAAAACTGACCACTGCTTGTTCGCTCTCAAGCAAGGGTCTGCTGAGCCGTTGAGAAGCTACATCAAGCGTTTCAATCAAGTGGTCCAGGACGTCCCCTCACCCACATCTGAAATACTTATGAGTGTTTTCTCCCATGGGTTAACCGAGGGAGAGTTCTTTAGAGATCTCATCAGAAATCCCATAAGAAACTTCGACGAGATGCTGGAAAAGGCGGCCAgctacataaatgtggaagaagtgCAGGTGGCATGA